TTTGGAAAATCAACCGAACTTAAAACCTAAATTACCAAATATCCATAATCAaatcaattaaaaaaattcagGTGTACAACAACCTGCATAAGTCTGATATCTTCTGGTAGACTTATGAAGAACAGGACAAGAATAGTAATTCCATGCAGTGTCTACAAAAGAATTAAGCAATTAACCCTATTGACAATATCATGGCAAATCTTCTCATCATTCTTCATTTTTTTACTACTTGTATGCATACAAGTTCATCTTAAATTCACCAAAAAAAAGCAAATGACAGGAATCACACTGCATGGTTGCAAACTGCAGATCAAGTTAAGCAGACAGTGGAAAATTGGAACCTGGAAACAACTTGCTGGTACAAAACCTTACACCTTGCATTATGCACTTACATGAACAAAGAGTTCTGTTTTTGGGGGCTACATTATACAATTCAATGAGTTTTGGCGATCCTAGTAGCAGATGATGATGAACTTCCTCTAGAAATTTCTTCTCTCGATATTTCATGTATGTGTACATTTGGAGGTCACCGATGCCAATTCCCCTAGACTTGATGCCCATCAACATCCAATACATTGGAGCAACCTTTTCTCCAAACTCATCAACAAAAATCACTGAACGGAGTACAAGATAAGATGGAGCACATTTAGCttcatttaccaagaactccatGTTCTTCTCTTTAAAGAATCTATCGTAAGTGCAATAGCCTTTTTTAATGCAACAAGCAAATCATCTAATCACCCGAACCTCTTAAAGAACTCTAAGTAAGTGTTGAAATTCTTCTTGCTGATTATCTGGAGCACCCTCGGAGTTCGTTGGAACATCCCTGTGGTGTGGGCTACTCCCGAACCCTTAACATGACTAATTAACATTTTCATAACTTCAGCCTTTTGAAATATCAGGTGAGGATAGTGCCATAGGATCTCACAATCCTTTAGATCACAATGTTAGGTTGGATCGTCTTCTCATGCTATCCCCGAGAAACTACTGGTCTTTCTTGCATAACTTCACCAAAAATTCATTGGATCCGAGGAGGCCTTACTATAATTGGATCTTGGACACAATAACCTAAAGTTTTTGGTTGATAACGATAGGATTTTATCAGACAAGATGGGTGATGTTGGAGTAAGAGAAGCCCAAACCCCGTATTGTTAAAACCATGGCTTTTGAAGAAGCCAAGGACAAAGCAAGGCTAACGGCGGGATTCGATGCGACTAAGAAGCTTCGAGGCCTTGGTCGCCTCATCTAGATCGAAGCCACGGGAGCCAACCAGGTATTTAGCTATGAGGCTGCTCTATGGAGCCCTAGAGGTGGCGAAGTAAGAATCAATTGAAAGAAAAAAGGTAGCACTGGTCGGATAACGAGGGATGAAGGTAAGGGCAAGAGAGAAAAGTAAGACGACCTATTCATCAATGtcatcatctttttcttcttttttgtatgTTCCTTTGCCAAAACTTAACAAAGGTGGTGTTGCCATATCCCAAAGGAGCACGTCTGAGTCGAAAGTACCTACATCCTAACCCTTAAAAGTTCGTTAAAATGTTcaaggaaattttttttttgtcgatCAGATATTTTTACGATCGTAGTCATCTTtttctaattaaaaataataaataaatgaataaacgACATGTGAGTCCTAATGCTGGTAAAAGTTGATGGATTAATAATTATACtacctaaattataaaataaaatcaatgATAAtacctaaattataaaataaaatcaatgATAATAGGACATTTTATTGTAAAAATCTCAATTTTAAATTAAGATCCATTTTAAACGTTGTCATTTTGACTATTGATCACTTAAacttttacgatatacttatatatatatataataatccttatattttaaaaaacataacatataaactCTTCCTGTCAAAATTAACAAACATTAAAATCTatgacatgttgactcataataaattattaatataataaaacataatttaaatttaaattatatatataatttaagttattatacatatatatatatatatatttatttatttatatttctacAATTTGAAAGGATCTCAGTCCTTTTAAAGACAATTCCCCACAAAAATTAACAAAACTTACAAAGAGCATTAGTCTTTTTGCTATTGAAAGAACTTTTATTGGAAAAACATCTCCATCCAGCAAATAGATGCCTTATCCATCAACTAGTTCCTAGTCAGGAAAGTACATATATAATTCTTCGCTGATAACAAGTCAAGCCTTTGACAGAAAAATATTTCTACGATGATCAACAAGTATTAGGGTGCAAATCCTCTATGGAGTCTGTTGATCTTGATGACTCAACGAAGATGAAAAATTATCTCGAAAATTCCAATTTCCGTCACAAGAATAACCAGTGCTTCTGTTTAATTTGACAGAGTACCTACCTGCAAAAGATGCTGTGACTATCATTTCTCCAGGGCCAATGATGCATCAAAACCTAAAAGAAAGCACAAAGCAAAAGAATTAGCATGCTGCAATGCCTTCGGGAAgattattttgatttatttgtCCAGAGACAACAATACATCAACGTGTTAATAAAACGAACACACCGAAAGACAAATTCAGATATAGAGCTGAGACTAGCAGCTATAAAACAACAGAGTAGCATATAAAAGAATCCGGCGAACAAAGGGCTGCAATTAAATTCCAGATTACATGTTGCTGTTAGGCAATAAATTTAGAGATGCTTTATAGTCACATTGAAGCTCAAGTAAGTAACATAAAAACAACCTGCACTTGACTTGCAGATCACCTTTTTGTCATATAGCTCTTACAGATTTGACAATAAGAAGATACCCAATACAGGATGCAAAAGAAACATACAGTAGCAAAGGCCAAAAAAGTTGAAAATATGGATTTTCATAGTGCATAAACCACTATAActacatatcataaatataattaaagattCAAACTGTCAGAAATATCTTGACTCGAGTTTGACTGTGGGCAAAATACATTTTGGGAAGGGTTTTTTTACTTCGATTTGGGAAGGTTGAAGTTGGTATCATATGACAGTGGACAAAATACATTTTGGGAAGGGtgaaattgatgtaaaagaagCCAGCTAGTTTCATTTCTCTTTCATTCCTGAAGACTGGGCAATGGCTGAATTTTGCCTATAAAAGTAGCTCCTAGAATTATATTTACTTTCCCAATTTGTTCAACATAGCCTTTCTATTGTAATGGAACTAGCACATTGCATATGCCAACCTCTGGACAGTAACACCTGCTAAAAGGGCAATTTCTGAAAACACTGTTAATTCACTTCATTTGCACCAAACACTCTGCAAACCGAGCTAATACCCACGTATTTTGGATTGATAAGAACATGTTATGCTCAATATGACCAAGTCATAAGAGGAGAGGAAAATATCATCCAAACATCAGTAATACACAGAGCAAAATAATAATACTCGTTGCCAACAATTGAAAAAACTTCCCATCAAGTCACATCATTATTAATATAGTAAACgtctaaatataattttattagataATCAGCTAAGGATTTCACCTAGCCATAACAGAACACTTCTTCAATCCTTAGCTCCCTAGCTATGGACCAtctgaaatatgtaattttcagctCGCTAGGGATTATCTTAGTAGAAACAGGGCGTCAAGAAATCTAATCATGTGTCACGCAATCAGGttataagaatcataatatgaaaatgcAAGCATAAACTAGAATAGAAGATCTCATAATTTCTTCATGAGAAAAGCACATCCAGCAATGCGCTTAGCTGGAACAGAACTTGTCCAACCACTCGGGATGAAACAAGCTCCTTGTAGATTAAGAACTCAATTCATATCACATTCCAAGCTGTTACTTCATTACTCGAATGGAATGGTGCACCACTAACAATGGTAGAAACACGTCTACAATCTCTTATCATCATGTTGGAAGACTACTAATCCCATTCGAAACTGCCTACTAATGCTGTCAATCTTGTTCATCAAACTAATCAATtaagaaagagaacaaaatttGACAAACAAAATACACAAAAAGAGGATGATACTCAACATCGTTTCTCTTTTTTGGGTTTTGGATTTGGATAGGAGAGTAACAAAGTTATATAAAAGGTGACCGACCCATACCCTAAATCAAAAGCCTCATCTTCCACCTCAAAATCACTTAAGCGTCCTACCCAGTCATCCAAAAGAATCCTACTTCTTATCATTTCGAAAATTAACCAAAACTCAAACCCTAATTACCAAATATCCATAGCCAAATCAATTAAAACATTTAGGTGTCGAACAACCTACGAAAGTTTGATGTCTTCAAGTAGACTTAAAACGAACAGGACAAGAATAACAACCACATCTACGGAAAGTGATTATCAACAAGCAGTTAACTATATCGACAATATCATCGCAAATCTTCTCATCAATCTTCATTTTCTTGCTTCATGTGTGCATCCAAGTTCATCTTAcattcataaagaaaaaaaataaatggcAGGAATTATTTGGTTGCAAACTGCAGATAAAAGTTTAATGGCAGATATCACACTACATGGATGCAAACAGTTATGCAGACAGTGGAAAATTGGAACCTGGTAACACAACTTGCTGGTACAATACCTTGCACCATGCATTATGCACCTGCAGTATCAAAGAGCATTTCTGTTTTTGGGGCTACATTATACAATTCAATGAGTTCTGGAAACTCCTTGTAGCGGAAGACGAACTTCTCCAGAAATTTCTTCTCTGTATATGACGTGTATGTGTCCATTCGGAGGTTACCGATGTGAACTCCCCTTGACTTCAGGCCCATCAATATCCGATACCTGGGAATCAATCTTTTCTCCAAACTCATTGACAAAATCAATGGCCGACTTGCAAGATAATACGAAGAGAATCTGGTttcatttaccaagaactccatCTTTCTCTGCAAATTCTTTAAAGAACATGACACAATACCAGGAGTCTTTCTGAATGCAGCAAGGAAATCATCCTCGGACCACCCGAAACCCTTGAAGAACTCCAAGTGAGCCTTGAAGTTCTTCTCGGAGACGCTGTAGAGCACAGTCAGGGTCTTGAGGAACATCCCTGAGGTGCGAGCTACTCCCATACCCTCGACACGACCGATTAACGCCTTCAGGGTTTCAGCCTTCTGGGCTAGGAGGAGGGGGCGGTACCGTAGGATCATTGAGAGCTTCTGATCCGTGATCCCGCAATCCCTTAGAATCTCAATGTTAGGCTGGATCTTCTTCTCGATGCTATACGAGAGAAACCACCTGTTTCTCTTGCATAACTTCATCAGTAAGTCGTTGGACCCGAGGATGCCTTGCCAAAATTGTATCTTGGACAAGACGTTCTGGAGTTTGTGGCGGATGACGGCGTTATTCGAGCTGACGAGGTGGGTAATGTCGGAGCAGGAGAAGCCCAGATCCTGCAAAGCTCGGAACTTTGGGGCCAGAGTCTTCTCCACGTCGAGGAGAAGCCACTGGGGGTTTACAGATAGGACCCTTTTCATCTGAGCATTATCAAAACCGTGGCTTTTGAAGAAGCCAAGGACGGAGTCAGGCTGATGGCGGGATTCGATGCGGCCAAGGAGCTTCGAGGCCTTGGCCGCCTCATCCGGATCGAAGCCACAGGAGCTGACCAGGTATTCAGCCATGAAGCTGCTCTGTGGAGCACCGGAGGGGGCGTAATAAGAATGGGTTGAGAGAAAATCGGCAGCATCGGCCGGACGACGGCGAGGGATGAAGGTGAAGGCTTTGAACAAGAGAGAGACGAACGGCGACCTATTCATCAACGTCATCGTCGTCGACTTCTCCTTCTTTGTATGTTCCTTCTCTTTTCCAAGACCTAGCGATGGTGGTGTTGCTGCGTCTGAAGGAAACTGGCCGGTAGTACCTGCATCCAAAACCCTAGAAGTGCGTCACTGTGCCCGAGGAACTCTTTTGTTCCGTCGGAGATTTCTGCGACCGCATGCCTTTTTTTTTCGACTACTTTTTTTGTGTgccaacataaaaaaaaaaaaaaaaaatccgatTTAGTTTAATAGAACCCTAATTTACCTCTTATTCTTCACTAAGTTACTTATGTCACATGATCTCCAATAAAACGAGGGATTTTTTTATCATTGATTATCCACCTATCACTATTTTTAGATTATTGGAATCTTTCATTCATTGACAAAACATTTAAAGAAGTCTTTGTTGATGTATTGGCCAAATCCTTTATTGTATTGCGTATGAATTCATGAAAGACATTGCCTAAGCCTTTGTTGTATTGCCAAATCCTTCAATGCATCACTAAAAGCATCCATATTGCTTTGCCAAAATATTTATCGTACAATGTTAATTACCATAACCTAGATTTCTAATGTGGTCGTCATGGAACTTGTCTTATCTATGATCGAAATAGCCCATTCGTTGAAGCATCGTCGGTTTAAAATTTACCAAAGCTATGGTTTTTGGTGttgtttgagtttttttttttcaactcgAAATATTAttcctaaattttttaaaatttaaaatagtaaTGTTACAAAACTTTTTCTAGGTGAGAATTGAGTGATTTTATAGAGCACAATAACTAAAAGGGAAACTAGTTCTATAAAGTTTTTTTAATGTTGCATAAGTTAGTATATCTTGAATAGTACTGTTTTGAAACAATTAGTTTTAGGTGTCTGCATCttcatttaatttatatttatttgcttTTATAGATTTTCAGTATCATTTGAATATGCCAAACTATTTTTGATAGGAAAATATTTAGCATTCGGGATGAATCAAGAGTTTTAACCAAACATAACTTTTGTCACTTCCAAAATCAGAAGTATTCACGAAGGATATACTTCCATACAATTTCAAACTTTAAACATTGAATTGGAAGTAAGCCAAGTTAAAAAGGATCTAATTTCGTACAACTTTAATCTATATTTTAGAAAGTAATCATGAGATACATTATTAGATTAAAGAATCCATTTTCGCATAAATCCTAACTTTAATTTGAATGAGACATTTTTAATAGATGAGAATGAAAATAGTTATAAGATATTTGAATAGCCTAATTTTGATCATAATGTTTTGTTGTCTACGCTAGCTAGAGATGgactttttttataatatatctatACAAGTTTTTAGCAAATATGACATAATATTATAAAGCATTTTGaactattattaatattaaatatgaaGTTAACATTGCACAATTGATCTTACGATCCTTATTATAATCATGTTTTAGTTGAATTATGAAAGCGGACTTTAATATGAAGTTGACATTGCACAACTAAGTTATATTCAATTAGAGCACCTATTAAAAAAAACctctaatttaaataattaaatatcataataatttttaaatattaaaatgataTTAATCATGTTATAATCATGTCCTACTAAATCTATGAAAATCTATGTTAGTTTAGTAGAAGTCAAAATTGAGTTAAGCTacacaaaaaaatttataattttaataattgaaTTTCATAAAAtcctctaaaaataaaaaaaatagaaccgATCATATTAGCATTATGAATAGATAATTTCAAGAAATTTTGGATTGATTTGGCTGAATTTGACCCAAGTACAATCAAAATTGAATTAGGCTACGTTTATTCATAGAATATACACAAAAAAtccttaattttgataattaaatttcataaaatccttgaaaaaaatggaaaatatattgttaattaTCTTGATATCATGTTTCATTAAAGTTTGAGTTGCTTTTGTTAAAGTTGATCCAAAAGTACCTATTGGTTTGGTTGAAGTTGACCCAACATTTATATATGATATAAACACTTTTCAAATATCACTTTtacataaaagaaatatttagcAAATTTTGTTATATAGTACACATCATACTAGCAACACATCAAAGACATCATTTAACTTTGAGAACAATGACATACAATTATATACAATAGGAACAAACGCCCATATCACAATACATATTACAGTAGTGACACACCAAAGACATATCATTCAATTTTTATACAATGATATTGATATTgatattcacacacacacacacacacatatatatatatatatatatatatatatatatatatgatgaaacaTATGTTTACTAGgatgtttacatatatatatatatatatatatatatatatatatatatggtgaaaCATATGTGCATATTTTAGTAAACATAATAGTACTCGCATACCAGAGATATATAATTCAACTTTCATAATAATGACATATAATTACAATACAGTAGTGACACACCAAAGACATACAATTGTATAcaataggaacaagcgtccatataCATACAATAGGAACAAACGTCCATATCACAAACAATTGCATAcaataggaacaagcgtccatatcACAATACATATTACAGTAGTGAGACACCAAAgacatatcaatctatttttacacaatgatattgatattgatattcacacacacacacaaatatatatatatatatatagtactcgCATACGAGAGATATATAATTCAACTTTCACAATAATAACATATAATTATATACCATATGAATATGCATACATCATAATACATAGTAGTCGACATTCAACATTTACAACAACATTCAAttataaacacacacacatatatatatatatatagtactcgTATACCAGAGATATATAATTCAACTTTCACAATAATGACATATAATTATATACCATATGAATATGCATACATCATAATACAATCGTAGTAGCCGACATTCAacatttacaacaacatacaattaTAAATGATATGGTATTCTATTACATGTTTGACATGGTACCAATTATGGTATCCGGATGTCAAAACAACATATCTCATATCTAACGAGTAAAACTATCACATTATCATAATCAATTCTCTTAAATTGCAACAAAATGAACTTCATTCAATATAGCATTTGCAATTTCCATCCGAAACAACATGTCGTTTTATGTGAAATTTATTTCTTTGTACATCAATAAGTGATCCATATATCTTATCATGAACACAGTTCAGTCATTGCTAGAAAATGTGTCAATCAATTAGTAAAATCACCACGATgaatcatcaaaataaattaagcaaACACTTACGTTTCGTCTTGCTGTGGGCATTTCACAACTTTCAACTTCCAACCTTACTAAGAATCTTCTCATAAATATCAAGTGGAGACTGCTAATATCAACAGCA
Above is a genomic segment from Musa acuminata AAA Group cultivar baxijiao chromosome BXJ3-4, Cavendish_Baxijiao_AAA, whole genome shotgun sequence containing:
- the LOC135635901 gene encoding transcription termination factor MTERF8, chloroplastic-like gives rise to the protein MTLMNRSPFVSLLFKAFTFIPRRRPADAADFLSTHSYYAPSGAPQSSFMAEYLVSSCGFDPDEAAKASKLLGRIESRHQPDSVLGFFKSHGFDNAQMKRVLSVNPQWLLLDVEKTLAPKFRALQDLGFSCSDITHLVSSNNAVIRHKLQNVLSKIQFWQGILGSNDLLMKLCKRNRWFLSYSIEKKIQPNIEILRDCGITDQKLSMILRYRPLLLAQKAETLKALIGRVEGMGVARTSGMFLKTLTVLYSVSEKNFKAHLEFFKGFGWSEDDFLAAFRKTPGIVSCSLKNLQRKMEFLVNETRFSSYYLASRPLILSMSLEKRLIPRYRILMGLKSRGVHIGNLRMDTYTSYTEKKFLEKFVFRYKEFPELIELYNVAPKTEMLFDTAGA